The window GTCCAGTGCGGCCTGCAGGTCCGCGCCCAGGCGCGAGTCGTGGTAGATCTGCTCGGGATTCGGCTCGTCGGCAGGCACCCGGTCGTAGTCCTCGGGCAGCGCCTCCATGCGGATGCGGCCGCGCCGGCGGACCATGTCGAGGAAGAGGTTGGTCGTGATCCTGTGCAACCAGCCCTCGAACGTGCCGGGCTGGTAGTTCTGCACCGAACGGAAGACGCGGATGAACGTCTCCTGGGTCAGGTCCTCGGCGTCGTGCTGGTTTCCCGACAGCCGGTAGGCGAGGCGGTACACCCGGTCGGCGTGCTGGCGGACCAGCTCATCCCAGCTCGGCATCGCCGCCTTGTCGCCGGTGGCGTCGAACACCGCGGTTCCGGTCAGCTCGTCGGTCGGCTCGACCCACTCGGCCTCGGTGAACTGCTCGCGGTGGGCCATGGACACAGGCGCCGCCACGGGCGCCGCGACGGGAGCAGCTGCAGAGACGCTGGACGTGGGGGCCTGCGTGGTGGTCGTCGGATCCTCCAGGTGATGGTGGGGGCCGCCGTGCGGCGACCCGTCGTGTTCGGCAACACGCGCGGATGCGTTTTCATTCCTCGACCGCGCGGAATCGATGCGCGCCGTTCGCACGGTATCGGTGCGTGCGCCGTCTGTCATGCGGTAACCATTTCCCGTGCTGGTGTGTCAGGCATATGAGCAAACTGAACTTTTCCTGAGAAACAGCGCTACCCCGTTTGTCACCAGCGGAAACAGGTGTGATTCTCGCTGCACGCGCGGGCGTGTCGGCGACGCCGGCGACAGCCGTTGGCTCTACGCTGCGGGCATGGCCAGCACCGACGAGCCCGCAGCCGCGTCCGGCGACTCCACCGCGCGGGCCCGCCAGGCCGAGGCGATCGTCAATCACGCCGAACACTCGATCTCCGAGGACGCGATCGTCGCCGCCGCCAGGGAGCGCGCCGTCGACATCGGCGCAGGCGCGGTCACACCCGCCGTCGGAGCGCTGCTCTGCGTGCTGGCCAAGCTCACCGGCGCCAAGGCCGTCGTCGAGGTCGGCACCGGTGCGGGCGTGAGCGGGCTGTGGCTGCTCTCCGGCATGCGGGAAGACGGCGTGCTGACGACCATCGATGTCGAGCCGGAGCACCAGCGAATCGCCAAGCAGGCCTTCAGCGAGGCCGGCGTCGGACCCGGCCGCACGCGGCTGATCAGCGGCCGCGCGCAGGAGGTCTTGACCCGGTTGGCCGACGAGTCCTACGACCTCGTCTTCATCGACGCCGCCCCCGCCGATCAGCCCCAGTTCGTGGTCGAGGGCGTGCGCCTGCTCCGCCCGGGCGGCGCGATCGTCGTACACCGGGCAGCACTCGGCGGCCGCGCCGGGGACGCCTCCGCGAAGGACAGCGAGGTGTCGGCGGTCCGCGAAGCCGCGCGACTGATCGCCGAGGACGAGCGACTGACCCCGGTGCTGATCCCCCTCGGCGACGGCCTGCTCGCCGCCGCCCGCGACTGACCCCCCTTCCCCCGCGAGCAGACACATACTCGGGCGCGTCGCCGGCGCGTCGTGCGAGTTCGCGTCTGCTCGCGGCCGGACCCTTGACGGGAAGCTGAACGCGCGTTTAGCCTACTGAACATGCGTTCAGCCGACGATCTCACGGCTGCGGCCCGCATCCGGGACGCCGCCGTCGAACTGTTCGGCGCCGAGGGCTTCGCGGTCAGCGTGCGTACCATCGCGGCCGCGGCGGGCGTCAGCCCCGGGCTGGTGATCCATCACTTCGGCTCGAAGGACCAACTGCACAAGGCCTGCGACGCCTACGTCGCCGAGACCGTGCGGGCAGCCAAGAGCGACTCCATCCAGACGTCGGATCCGGCGACCTGGCTGGCGCAGATGGCCGAGATCGAGGAGTACGCCCCCCTGATGGCGTACCTGGTGCGCAGCCTGCAGGCCGGTGGGGAACTCGGAAAGATGTTGTGGCGCACCATGACCGACGACGTCGAACAGTACCTCGAAGACGGCGTGCGAGCCGGAACCGTCAAGCCGAGCGCGGATCCGCGGGCCAGGGCGTTCTTCCTCTCGATGGCCAGCGGCGGCGGCTTTCTGCTCTACCTGCAGCTCCACGAGAGCACCGACATCCGTGTCGTGCTGCGCGACTACAGCGAGGCGATGGTGCTGCCGGCGCTGGAGCTCTACACCCACGGCCTGCTGACCGACTCGACGATGTACGACGCCTTCGTGGCTGAACGCGCACACGACCATTCGTCCCCCTCGACAGGAGCACGCGATGCCTGACACCTCACCCGTTGTGGAAATCCGTGGGCTGCGAAAGGCGTTCGGCCGCACGCAGGCTCTCGACGGTCTCGACCTCACCGTCGCACCCGGCGACGTGACCGGGTTCCTCGGGCCCAATGGGGCGGGCAAATCCACCGCCATCCGGGTGCTGTTGGGTCTGCTGCGGGCCGACGGCGGCGACGTCCGTCTGCTCGGTGCAGACCCCTGGCGCGACGCCGTCGCACTGCACCGCCGGATCGCCTACGTGCCAGGCGATGTGACCCTGTGGCCGAACCTGACCGGTATGCAGGCAATCGACTTCCTCGCCGCCCTGCGCGGAGACGGCGTCGACACCCGGCGGCGTGACGAACTCATCGAGCGCTTCGAACTCGATCCGCACAAGAAGGCGAGAACGTACTCGAAAGGCAACAGGCAGAAGGTCGCCATCGTCGCCGCGTTCAGCACCCGCAGTGAGCTGTTCATCCTCGACGAACCGACATCGGGACTGGATCCGCTGATGGAGAAGACATTTCAGGAATGCGTCCGCGAGGTCGCCGGCCGGGGTGCGGCGGTTCTGCTGTCGAGCCATATCCTCGCCGAGGTCGAAAAGCTCTGCGACAACGTCACGATCGTGCGCTCCGGCCGCACGGTGCGGTCCGGGACGCTGGCTCAGATGCGCCACCTCATGCGCACCACCGTCACCGTGCGGGTCCGTGGTGACGGCCGCGCCCTCACCGACGCACCGTATGTCCACGACCTGCGGACCGATGACGGAGCGCTGCGCTTCTCGGTCGACCGCGACCATCTCGATCGCGCGGTCCTCGATCTCACCGCCCTCGGCATCGAGGACCTCGCGGTGGCACCGGCATCGCTGGAGGACATGTTCCTGCAGGAGTACCAAGGCGCAAACCGGTGAGTACCGCGGGCCATCTCACCCACACCCGGCACGCCGCAGCGCCCGCGTCGTCCAAGTCGATGTGGACGCACACCGGGCTGCTGATCCGACTTGCACTGCGACGCGACCGGATTCGGCTGTCGATATGGATTGCGACGCTGACGCTGCTGATGATCTACACCCCCAACGCACTGGAACTGGCATACCCCGAGGAGGCCCAACGGCTCGCACGGGTCAACCTACTCAAGACACCCGCCGGAATGATGATGGGCGGGCCCGTGTTCGGCGTCGACGAAACCGATCTGGGCGTGATGATGGCCAACGAGCTGATGCTCACCCTGATCGTCGCCACCTCGATACTGGCCATCCTGACGGTGATTCGGCACACCCGCGCCGAGGAGGAGAGCGGCACGGCCGAGCTCGTCCTGGCCTCGGTCGTCGGCCGGTACGCGCGCACCACCGCCGCCCTGAGCGTGGCCGCCGGGGTCAACGTGGTCCTCACCGTCACGATGACGGCTGCGATGGTCGCGAGTGGATTCGGGGTCGCGGATTCGCTGGGCATGTGCGCCGGGGTGACCGCCGTGGCGATGGTGTTCGCCGCGCTGGCGGCGGTCACAGCCCAGATGTGGCGTGCCGCAAGGGCCGCCACGAGTACGGCGATGGCGGCGCTGGCCCTCGCGGCGCTGATCCGCGGCATCGGCGATGTGATCGACAACTCGGGCAGCGCCCTGAGCTGGTTCTCCCCCATCGCCTGGGCACAGCAGATGCGGTCGTTCGTCGACCTTCGCTGGTGGCCTCTGGCGCTGTTGGTCGGACTGACACTCGCCCTCGTCACGCTGGCCGCCGCACTGGAGGGGCGCCGCCAGTACGACGACGCGACGCTCGCGTCCCGCGGTGAACACCCCGACGCGAAACCTGTCCGCGGCGTCCTGGCCCTGCACCTCGTCCTGCAGCGCGGCCAGACCATCGGCTGGTCGGCCGGACTCTTCATCGCGGGGCTCGCCTTCGGGTCGATGACGAAGTCGCTGCTCGACGCCGCCGAAGGCAATGAGCTGATCGCACAGATGATCTCGGCCCAGGGCACCGACGGGGTGTACATGACGATGTCGCAGTTCCTGGCCGCCGCGGCCTCGGCGTATGTCGTGTCCTGCGTCCTGCGTCTGCACGCCGACGAGAGGTCCGGCCTCGGGGAGGCGGTGCTCGCCGGTGCGGTGTCCCGGTGGCGTTGGCTGTCGACGAGCGTCGCGGCGGCGGTGCTCGGGGCGACGGTGTT is drawn from Mycolicibacterium gilvum and contains these coding sequences:
- a CDS encoding ABC transporter permease, producing MWTHTGLLIRLALRRDRIRLSIWIATLTLLMIYTPNALELAYPEEAQRLARVNLLKTPAGMMMGGPVFGVDETDLGVMMANELMLTLIVATSILAILTVIRHTRAEEESGTAELVLASVVGRYARTTAALSVAAGVNVVLTVTMTAAMVASGFGVADSLGMCAGVTAVAMVFAALAAVTAQMWRAARAATSTAMAALALAALIRGIGDVIDNSGSALSWFSPIAWAQQMRSFVDLRWWPLALLVGLTLALVTLAAALEGRRQYDDATLASRGEHPDAKPVRGVLALHLVLQRGQTIGWSAGLFIAGLAFGSMTKSLLDAAEGNELIAQMISAQGTDGVYMTMSQFLAAAASAYVVSCVLRLHADERSGLGEAVLAGAVSRWRWLSTSVAAAVLGATVLMFFAGLGNGVGAGITLGEPGTVGRLTVAGLAFVPALAVMAGVAAVGVALRQPWIGWLAVTSVVLSLYLGALLRLPRWLIDLSPISRTTVPTDVPFVALVVMCVAAAALTVLAGFLYRRRDAA
- the sigE gene encoding RNA polymerase sigma factor SigE — translated: MTDGARTDTVRTARIDSARSRNENASARVAEHDGSPHGGPHHHLEDPTTTTQAPTSSVSAAAPVAAPVAAPVSMAHREQFTEAEWVEPTDELTGTAVFDATGDKAAMPSWDELVRQHADRVYRLAYRLSGNQHDAEDLTQETFIRVFRSVQNYQPGTFEGWLHRITTNLFLDMVRRRGRIRMEALPEDYDRVPADEPNPEQIYHDSRLGADLQAALDSLAPEFRAAVVLCDIEGLSYEEIGATLGVKLGTVRSRIHRGRQALRDHLARHSDVGAGRDTGKSA
- a CDS encoding O-methyltransferase, with amino-acid sequence MASTDEPAAASGDSTARARQAEAIVNHAEHSISEDAIVAAARERAVDIGAGAVTPAVGALLCVLAKLTGAKAVVEVGTGAGVSGLWLLSGMREDGVLTTIDVEPEHQRIAKQAFSEAGVGPGRTRLISGRAQEVLTRLADESYDLVFIDAAPADQPQFVVEGVRLLRPGGAIVVHRAALGGRAGDASAKDSEVSAVREAARLIAEDERLTPVLIPLGDGLLAAARD
- a CDS encoding TetR/AcrR family transcriptional regulator: MRSADDLTAAARIRDAAVELFGAEGFAVSVRTIAAAAGVSPGLVIHHFGSKDQLHKACDAYVAETVRAAKSDSIQTSDPATWLAQMAEIEEYAPLMAYLVRSLQAGGELGKMLWRTMTDDVEQYLEDGVRAGTVKPSADPRARAFFLSMASGGGFLLYLQLHESTDIRVVLRDYSEAMVLPALELYTHGLLTDSTMYDAFVAERAHDHSSPSTGARDA
- a CDS encoding ABC transporter ATP-binding protein; its protein translation is MPDTSPVVEIRGLRKAFGRTQALDGLDLTVAPGDVTGFLGPNGAGKSTAIRVLLGLLRADGGDVRLLGADPWRDAVALHRRIAYVPGDVTLWPNLTGMQAIDFLAALRGDGVDTRRRDELIERFELDPHKKARTYSKGNRQKVAIVAAFSTRSELFILDEPTSGLDPLMEKTFQECVREVAGRGAAVLLSSHILAEVEKLCDNVTIVRSGRTVRSGTLAQMRHLMRTTVTVRVRGDGRALTDAPYVHDLRTDDGALRFSVDRDHLDRAVLDLTALGIEDLAVAPASLEDMFLQEYQGANR